The proteins below are encoded in one region of Anguilla anguilla isolate fAngAng1 chromosome 3, fAngAng1.pri, whole genome shotgun sequence:
- the LOC118223930 gene encoding SLIT and NTRK-like protein 5, translated as MKMSIWILKIIILVAISLSFVEMYDNYGEICLNLCICEEKDAILTVSCENRGIVRLSEISPVHFSTYHLLLTGNLLKKLSLDDFVNYTGVTILNLGNNDISEVEAGTFNGLQGLKRLHLNNNKIDALRDDTFVGLESLEYLQIDYNYITNIEPNAFGKLHHLEVLILNDNLLSALPTNIFRYVPLTHLDLRGNRLKMFPYIGLLEHMDKVVELQLEENPWNCSCELISLKAWLESILYTALVGEVVCETPFRLHGRDLDEVSKQELCPRRAISEYEMRPQPPLSTVGYFQTTPVAVTASATSSAVLRSSSRPTKGTRQSNRSKSRPTSRIPSNNPYNYGPIIAYQTKSPVPLDCPTACTCNLQISDLGLNVNCQERKIENISDLKPKPYNPKKMYLTGNYIPVVQRSDFVEATGLDLLHLGNNRISVIQDRAFGDLTNLRRLYLNGNLIERLTVDMFYGLQNLQYLYLEYNVIREIVTGTFHYVPNLQLLFLNNNLLKTLPGGIFTGVSLTRLNLRSNHFQNLPVSGVLDQLKSLVQIDLHENPWDCSCDVVGMKIWLEQLNIGTVVNDVRCGSPKRLSGEDMRSIKSDLLCPDYSDVIISTLSPSEEPFPGSSTTIETSLKYNTPTSTVPLSVLILSLLLVFIMSVFVAAGLFVLVMKRRKKSQNDRASGNNSDVSSFNLQYGLYSNRAIPKVKSPAGHVYEYIPHPLGHMCKNPIYRSREGNAVEDYRDLHELKVTYRSNVDEERDNSLRNQPYSVSTIQPCEAPAPVQNTDQFYRGVLEPGKQPPSGNNYEYKYNAPPSYTYTPSYDVRRQYLHPERIQETVLYGTVPSTVYVEPNRNEYLELKAKLQAEPDYLEVLEKQTTFSQF; from the coding sequence ATGAAAATGAGTATCTGGATattgaaaataatcattttggtTGCTATATCTCTAAGCTTTGTAGAGATGTATGACAATTATGGAGAGATTTGTTTAAATCTATGTATCTGTGAGGAGAAGGATGCAATACTAACTGTGAGCTGTGAGAACAGAGGCATTGTTAGACTGTCAGAAATTAGCCCTGTCCATTTTTCAACATATCACCTTTTACTGACAGGGAATCTCTTGAAAAAACTGTCTCTGGATGATTTTGTCAATTACACGGGGGTTACTATTTTGAATTTAGGCAACAATGACATATCAGAAGTTGAAGCAGGAACATTTAATGGGCTTCAAGGATTAAAAAGACTACAtctcaacaataacaaaatagaTGCCCTGAGGGATGATACTTTTGTTGGCCTTGAAAGCCTGGAATATCTACAGATTGATTACAATTATATAACTAACATAGAACCCAATGCCTTTGGCAAGCTGCATCATCTGGAGGTACTGATTTTGAATGACAACCTGTTGTCTGCTCTACCTACCAACATTTTCAGATATGTCCCCTTAACTCACCTCGACCTGAGGGGAAACCGTTTGAAAATGTTCCCTTACATTGGCCTTCTGGAACACATGGACAAAGTGGTGGAATTACAGCTTGAGGAGAATCCGTGGAATTGTTCTTGTGAGCTAATTTCCCTGAAGGCTTGGCTGGAGAGCATCTTGTACACAGCTTTAGTTGGGGAGGTGGTCTGTGAAACACCTTTCCGGCTGCACGGTAGAGATTTAGACGAGGTTTCCAAACAGGAACTGTGTCCCAGAAGAGCAATTTCTGAGTATGAAATGCGACCGCAGCCACCATTGAGCACGGTGGGTTATTTCCAAACCACTCCAGTCGCCGTGACAGCCTCTGCCACCTCATCCGCAGTTTTACGATCCTCGTCAAGGCCAACAAAGGGCACGCGGCAATCAAACAGATCCAAGTCCAGACCAACCTCCCGGATCCCTTCCAATAACCCATACAACTACGGTCCAATAATTGCATATCAGACTAAATCTCCTGTGCCTTTGGACTGTCCCACTGCCTGTACTTGCAATTTACAAATCTCTGACCTTGGACTGAATGTTAACTGCCAGGAGAGAAAGATTGAGAACATCTCTGATTTAAAGCCAAAACCATACAATCCTAAAAAGATGTACCTTACAGGGAATTACATACCTGTGGTACAAAGATCTGATTTTGTTGAGGCCACTGGATTGGATTTGCTTCACCTTGGCAACAATCGCATCTCTGTCATACAAGACAGAGCCTTTGGGGATTTAACTAACTTGCGGAGACTCTACTTGAATGGCAATTTAATTGAGCGCCTCACAGTAGATATGTTTTATGGGCTGCAGAATCTGCAATACTTGTATTTAGAATACAACGTGATCAGAGAAATTGTGACAGGAACTTTCCATTATGTGCCCAATCTTCAGCTTCTTTTTCTCAATAACAATCTACTAAAAACCTTACCCGGGGGCATATTCACGGGAGTGAGTCTGACCAGGCTTAATCTCCGCAGTAACCATTTCCAAAATCTTCCTGTGAGTGGGGTTTTGGATCAGCTGAAGTCACTGGTGCAGATAGATCTACATGAAAACCCATGGGATTGCTCCTGCGATGTCGTGGGGATGAAGATCTGGCTCGAGCAGCTCAACATTGGCACTGTGGTGAATGACGTCAGATGTGGGTCTCCCAAGAGGCTGTCTGGGGAGGATATGCGATCCATTAAATCAGATCTTCTCTGCCCGGATTATTCGGATGTAATAATTTCAACGCTTTCTCCATCGGAAGAACCTTTCCCTGGCAGTTCCACAACCATAGAAACCTCCCTGAAATACAACACACCCACCAGCACAGTTCCCCTATCAGTCCTTATTCTGAGCCTCCTCCTGGTGTTcataatgtctgtttttgtggcCGCAGGGCTTTTTGTGCTTGTGATGAAAAGACGCAAAAAGTCCCAAAACGACCGAGCTAGTGGCAATAACTCTGATGTGAGCTCGTTCAACTTGCAGTACGGTCTCTACAGTAACAGAGCCATCCCTAAAGTTAAATCTCCTGCTGGGCATGTGTATGAATACATCCCACATCCACTGGGTCACATGTGCAAAAACCCCATTTACAGATCTAGAGAAGGCAATGCAGTTGAGGATTACAGAGACCTGCATGAGTTGAAAGTGACGTACAGAAGTAATGTGGATGAAGAAAGAGACAATAGCCTAAGAAATCAGCCTTACAGTGTTAGTACCATACAGCCTTGTGAAGCTCCCGCCCCAGTGCAAAACACAGATCAGTTCTACAGAGGTGTCCTTGAACCAGGCAAGCAGCCTCCTTCTGGAAACAATTATGAATACAAGTATAATGCTCCCCCCTCATATACTTATACACCCAGCTATGATGTCAGGCGCCAGTATTTGCACCCAGAGAGGATACAAGAGACTGTGCTGTATGGTACTGTGCCAAGCACTGTTTATGTTGAACCCAACAGAAATGAATACTTAGAACTGAAAGCTAAACTTCAAGCTGAGCCGGACTACCTCGAAGTTCTTGAGAAACAGACAACATTCAGCCAATTTTGA